GTCGCGCGGAATGCTGAAGGCGAAGCGGGCGCCGCCCTCGCGCCGGTTCTCGAACGATATCTCCCCGCCATGACTGCGCACGATCTCCCGCGAGATGGCGAGGCCGAGGCCGGTGCCCGCGATCATCTGCCTGTTGGGCCGGGCGCTCTGCGCGAAGCGGCTGAAGATGCTGCTGGCGAAATCCGGATCGATGCCGGGCCCCTGGTCGGTGACCTGGATGACATGGTCCTCCTGGCCCTCGTGCAGCTCGAAGCGCACTACCGATCCCTCGGGGGAGAATTTGATCGCGTTCGACAGCAGGTTGCTGGCGACCTGGACCAGCCGGTCGGCATCGGCGCATGCCATCACCGGGTTGCTGGGCACCTGCGCCTCGATCTGGATCTCGCGCCGGTCGGCCAGGCCCTGCATCGCGTCCACCGCCTTGGTCATCACGTCGCGCAGGTCGATCACGGCATAGTCGAACGCCATCCGGCCCTTGCGGATCTGGTCGATGTCCAGGATGTCGTTGATCAGGCGGATGAGCCGCTGGCTGTTGGTCTCGGCGATCTCGGCCAGCCGTTGCGCCTCGACCGGCAGCTGCCCGGCGGCGCCGCTGCGCAGCAGCCCCAGCGAACCGACCACCGATGTCAGCGGCGTGCGCAGTTCGTGGCTGACGGTGGAGATGAAGTCGTCCTTGAGCCGGTCGATCTCCTTGCGCGCGGTCGCGTCGCGGACCGCCAGCACGATATGCACGCCATCGGGCAGCGGCATCGTGCCCATGACGATGTCGAGCGATATATTCTCGCCCTCGGCGGTGTGGCCGGGGAAGTCGAGCAGTTCGGTCTTCTGCAGTTCGCCGTCGCGTAGCCCGACCCGCTCCAGGAAGGAGCCCTCGCCCGGGGCGATGTCGATGATCGTCGAGATGTCGCGGCGCAGCAGCGCGTCGGTGCTGTATCCGAAGATGCGCTCGCCGGCCGGGTTGACCTTCTCGATCGAGCCGCTGGGGTTGACGGTGATAAGCCCGTCGGTGACGGCATCGAACACGGCCCGCCGCCGGGCAGCCTGCTCCTCATTCTCGATCGCAAGCTGGCTGCGCAGCCGCGCGCTGCGGCCCATCAGGAAGCCGGCGATGGCGGCGGCGATCGCGATCAGGGCAATGGCCCACCAGATCGTGGCGGCGTTGCGGGCCCGGCGGTCGGTCTCTCTCTGCCGCGCGGCCTCGACATGGTCCACGCCGCGCCGGTCCATCCGGTCGACCACCCGGCGGATATCGTCCATCAGCCTCTTGCCTAGCCCCTGCCGAAGCCGGACTGCCGCAGCCTCCGCACCGGCGCGGTGGTGGACGTCGAGCAGGGCCTGCATTTCCGTGAACTTCGCCGCAATCAGCTGCTTGAGCAGAGTGAGGTCCGCCCTTTGCGGACCATTGGCCGGCGTCAGTTGGTCGACGCGCACGATCTGCTCGTCGACGCCGGCCCGGGCCTCCTCATAGGGTTGCAGGAAAGCCGGGTCGCCCGCGATCAGATAGCCACGCTGGCCGGTCTCGGCGTCCTTCATCAGGGACGCGAGCCGTTCCACCTCGCGTTGATATTCGAACGATCGGCTGAGTTCCCGACGCGCCGTCTCGGCGTGATGGCTCTCCTTGCCCAGCCAAAGCGCCATCGCGGCGAGCAGGATCGGCGCGAGCGCGGCAAGCAGGGCAACCTGCGCCCAGCTCGGACGGATTCGGGGGCGGTAAGGGGGGCGCAGCGTCACGATGGTTGCAGCAGCGGTCGCATCAGCAGGATGGCCTGTGTCCGGTTGGTTACCCCCAGCTTCCGGAAGATCGCAGACAAATGGGCCTTGATCGTGGCTTCGGAGACACCCAGATCGGCGGCGATCTGCTTGTTGAGATCGCCGCTGGCCAGCGCGAGCAGCACGCGCCGCTGCGCGCCGGACAGGCTTTCGAGGCGCTTGCGCAGCACG
The sequence above is drawn from the Rhizorhabdus dicambivorans genome and encodes:
- a CDS encoding CHASE3 domain-containing protein; translated protein: MTLRPPYRPRIRPSWAQVALLAALAPILLAAMALWLGKESHHAETARRELSRSFEYQREVERLASLMKDAETGQRGYLIAGDPAFLQPYEEARAGVDEQIVRVDQLTPANGPQRADLTLLKQLIAAKFTEMQALLDVHHRAGAEAAAVRLRQGLGKRLMDDIRRVVDRMDRRGVDHVEAARQRETDRRARNAATIWWAIALIAIAAAIAGFLMGRSARLRSQLAIENEEQAARRRAVFDAVTDGLITVNPSGSIEKVNPAGERIFGYSTDALLRRDISTIIDIAPGEGSFLERVGLRDGELQKTELLDFPGHTAEGENISLDIVMGTMPLPDGVHIVLAVRDATARKEIDRLKDDFISTVSHELRTPLTSVVGSLGLLRSGAAGQLPVEAQRLAEIAETNSQRLIRLINDILDIDQIRKGRMAFDYAVIDLRDVMTKAVDAMQGLADRREIQIEAQVPSNPVMACADADRLVQVASNLLSNAIKFSPEGSVVRFELHEGQEDHVIQVTDQGPGIDPDFASSIFSRFAQSARPNRQMIAGTGLGLAISREIVRSHGGEISFENRREGGARFAFSIPRDSAYAANVNGSARLLICEDDHDAGRTIQSILTAHGYASDLVTTVRDAIAHARAHPYNAILLDLTLADADGMDVMRGLRSDGSVRTPPVIVISGLAPPTDLDDMNGYAGWLQKPFDPPRLIQLIQRAIRRSDQRKAVILHIDDDDDTRELFSAALAGRGLLLSATSLATARMILAERRPDVIVLDLGLPDGSGGSLLAEVKEGDNPLPVVVYSAQEIDEATRRLADAVLVKSRRALPKLASTILDIVDRHGGPQ